AGTCTGGAAGAAATCCTTTATACAAACCACCTCATCTCAAGAAACAACTATACCAGTCAACGCTCAAAACTGACCTGGCCAATTTGTTGAGATATGCGGATAGAAATTCAATGGCAAACTCCATTGAAGTAAGACTCCCTTTCTTGTCACATAAACTTGTAGAATTTGTATTTAGCTTGAATGATGATTTTAAAATAAATAATGGCTGGACAAAGTATATTCTAAGAAAAAGCATGGAAGGCATTCTCCCCGATGAAATAACATGGAGAAAAGATAAAATAGGTTATGAACCTCCTCAACAAGAATGGTTAAATAAAAATGCTTTTCAGAGCTTGTTTAAGGAAGCTGCGGAAGACTTAAAAAAGGACAGAATAATTACAAAAGAATCAGACATGCTAAACTGGTCATACTTGATGATTTATTTACTGAAAAAATCTTTTAATTAATGTTAAAAAAAAGAAAAAAAATACTTTTTGCTGCGGTTGATATTGGTTATAGAATAGAAGTTTACACAAATTTTATTGAGAAAAACCTTGATGGTCAGCTCCAGGCAGATTCTTTTTCAAAATACGTTCTTCCAAAAGAACACTACAAAACTCAATATACATACACTTGTCCTATTGACAAAACACATCCCTGGATCCTATATTCATACTCTTTTATATTTTTTATTTTTAGTCTATTCAAATATGATATTTTTCACTTTTTTTCAGGCGAAACCATCCTTACAAGAAAATTAAGAAGATTTGAATTTTTTATATACAAATTATTAGGTAAGAGAATTATAATGCATTTTGTTGGCGCGGATATTAGAAACCCGAATTATTTAATATGGAAAGAAAAAAATATTGACGAATTCCTAAAAGGGAAAAAACCAATTCCCTTAACATTGAAATGGCAGGATAAATTAATAAAAGACAGTTTAAAATATGCAGATGAAATTTTAGTTTCAACTCCTGATTTATTAAAAATTATTCCTACTGCAAAGTTTTATCCTGTGGTAATTGATTTAGATAAATTCTTTACTGAAGTGGGCAAGGTGGAAATCAAGGAAAACTGTAAAACTTATAATATCCTCCATGCTCCATCAAACACAGCTGTAAAAGGAACTAATTCAATCCATAAAAAACTGTCTGAATTCAAAAACAAAAATCAAAATAAAATCCAATTGATGTTGCCTGGAGAAAATATTATGAATTCAAAAAAACTATATTCGGTTTCAAGATATGAATTGTTTAAGCTTTTCATTGAATCGGATATAGTAATAGATCAGATTATTATTGGTTGGTATGGTTTGCAATCCATAGAGGGATTACTGACAGGAAATCATGTACTGTGTTATATTGAGGATGATTTGAAAAAATATTCCTTTGATGAATGCCCGGTAATTAATATAAATACTTTGAATTTTGAACAGGTTCTTGAAGAAGTAATTTCAAATGGAAACAGGAATAAATCAGAAATTGCCAAAAACAACTTGAAATGGGTTGAAAAACATCATACTATTGAAAACAACAATAAAATTTTATTGGACGCTTGGAATGTGAATTAAACAATAAAAATTATGGTAAAAGGAAATAAAATTTTTGATTTATTTAGAACTGTTTTAATATTTACTTCTTTGGATAGATATTATTCTCGTTTAATAAGGGGAAAAAAACACGATTCATTTATAGGTAAAATGGCTCCGAATAATTATCAATACAAAAAAGGCACATATAGAATTGCACGCCTTAATAACAACATAAAATTATCAGTTGATTTACATGACTATTTAGGCCATTACATTTATTTTGGATACAAGGACCAATCGCAAGATGCATTATTAAAATTAGTTGAGGAGAATTATAGTGTTTTGGATATCGGTACTAATATTGGAAATACTGCTTTATTATTTGCAGACAAAGTTAAAGCGGCAGGCAGAGTTATTGGCTTTGAACCAGACCCGGAAACATACCAATTATGCATGAAAAATTTAGAATTAAACAGTTTTGAAAATCTCAAGGTTCACAATATTGGATTTGGAGATAATAATTCTTCTTTTTTTATTGAAAGCCTTATAGATTCAAACATTAGTGGAAATAGGATCAACGAGAAATTAACGCAAGGGCAAAAACAGGTTAGTGTAAAAAGGTTGGATGATGTGTTTTTTGATTTTAATTTAAAAAAGGTTGATTTAGTGAAAATTGATGTAGAAGGGTACGAAATGAAAGTATTAATAGGAGCAAAAGAAACCATTCAAAAATTTAAACCAACTTTGTTTATTGAAATTGATGACAATAACCTTAGAGATCAAAAATCATCTGCTCAAGAACTTCTCGACTTTTTAGAAAAAAACAATTACACTAGTGTAGAAGCTGTATCAAACAAGCCAATTAACAGCAATTATAATTTTAAAGATTGTCATTTTGATATTATTAGTACCTCTAATTGTTAAAAAAACAGGACAAAAAAACAGTTTAATTCCCAATAATTTTATTGCAGAAAAACGCTTTAATTAATAGGAAGACAACACTTTCAAAAAAAAATGATGGATTTTTATAAAAAATCTGCTTCCATGAAAAATGATAAAATAACCGTAGTTAAAATTATTTCTGGTATTGATAAAGCATTGGCATTTGAATGGATTGCAACTTTAACATCCACGGAAAAGATTCAATTTTACTTTATTTTTTTAAATAACAAAGTTCCTCAGTTGCATCATTTCATGGTGCAAAACAATATACCATCTAATTTCATTAAATTTAGTTCAAAACTTGATTTTTTCTTTGTATTGCCCCGACTTTTTTTTATGTTGAGAAAAATAAAGCCAAGCGTAGTACATACCCATTTATATGAAGCCAACTTACTCGGAATATTTATTTCGTTTATCTTAAGGGTTCCCAAAAGAATACACACAAGGCACCATTCAACCTTTCACCACCAATATCACCCTAAACATGTTAAAATAGATCGGCTTATCAATTATCTTTCAACAGATATTATTGCAATTAGCGAAAATGTTAAACTTGTTTTAACTGATTTAGAAAAAGTTCCTGAGAAAAAAATACATTTAATACGTCATGGATTTGACCTAAAAGGGTTTAATAGTGTTTCGGAGGAACGCATAAACAAAATAAGAGAAAAGTATAACCTAAAGGATTCCATGAGACCAGTAATTGGAGTTATATCAAGATATTTGAATCTAAAAGGTATTCAATATATAATTCCTGCATTTAAAAACATTCTTGTTAAATATCCTCATGCACTACTGATTTTAGCAAACGCTAAGGGTTCATATGAAAAAGAAATAAAACTTTTATTGAAACAAATACCAACTGAGAATTACCTGGAAATAATTTTCGAAGAAGATATTTTTGCCTTATATAAAAGCTTTGATTTATTTATTCATGTCCCAATCAATAAGCAAGTCGAAGCATTTGGCCAAACATATGTAGAGGCATTAGCAGCAAAAATCCCTTCTGTGTTTACCCTTTCTGGAATAGCGCCCGAATTTATTACCCATAAACAAAATGCCCTTATTGTTGATTATGCAAATTCTGATCAAATATATAAAGCTATTGAACTTATTTTATCAGATAAAGAATTAGCAATTGATCTTACAAATAAAGGACTTATATCAATAAACCCATTTAACATTGAAAGATTTATTGATTCATTAACCCAATTGTATAGCAGTAATAACCAATAAAAAGAAAATTAATTTAAAGATTTGTTTTATTATCACACCCTTGATTGTTGGTAAATAATCCTCAGGGAAGAAAAATGGATAGCAATAAATAAAAAAACCAAAAACAGAAAATAACTAAAAATGTTCATAATCTCCATCATTGTAATAATTTTGTTGTACAAACAGTTAAATGAAATAAATGTTTTTTTCAATCATTATCCCAACTTATAATCGGGCAAGTTTTATTCAAAAGGCAATTGAATCTGCAATTAATCAAAATTTCAAGGATTTTGAAATAATTATTGTAGATGATGGGAGTATTGATAATACAGAAGAAACTGTTAAAAAAATAATTGATGAAAGAATCAGATACTTTAAAATTTCAAATAGCGAAAGGGCTGCCGCAAGAAATTATGGAGCGAAAAAGGCAAATGGAAAATTCTTGACTTTTTTAGATTCAGATGACCTTTTATATAACAACTATTTAAAAAATGCATTTGAATTGATCCAAAAAAATCCGCAAAATTCTTTTTTTCATTTGCCTTATGCCATTAAATCAAAAAACAATACAAAAAAAATATTTATTCCAAATCCTGATTCTCCACTATTTTTAGCTAAAGGGAATCCTTTAAGTTGTATTGGGATAATTGTTGAAAAGAATGCGTTTTTAGCAAAATTGTTTAACGAAAACAGGCTTTTATCAGGATCAGAAGATTGGGAATTATGGCTCAGGATTTTTTCTAAATATGGATTAATTACAGGAAATGACATTTCAGCTTGTTTGTTTAATCACAATGATAGGAGTGTTTTTAATTTCTCAGAAAAGGAATTAGTAACAAGAAAGGAATTGGCAATTAATTCTGCCTTTTCAGATATTGATGTTAAAAGAGTTTTTTCTCGTTATAGAAATACAATGGAAGCATATTGCGATTCATACATTGCGCTGCATTTAATGCTTTCTAAAAATAAAATAAGGGGATTGTTTTATTTATATAATTCAATAAAAATTTGTCCTGAAACAATCTTAACCAGAAGGTTTTTGGGAATATTAAAACACCTGATAATATCCTAACATATGTGTGGAATAACTGGATTTTATGCATTTAAGGGGAGCCTTCCGGAAGTTGATTTCAAAAAATTCAACGATCTGTTGATTCATCGGGGTCCTGATTCCCAAGGAGTTTTTTCCGATGATTCGATTTTTTTGGGTCATACCCGGTTAAGTATTCTTGATCTCTCAGCAAGTGGAAACCAGCCCATGACCTCGCATAATGGAAGGTTTGTGATGGTTTACAACGGTGAAATTTACAATTACAGGGATATTGCAAATGAAATAAAAACGCATACTTCACAAGAGGATACTATCCTTTTCAATTCATCCTCTGACACTGAAGTAATTCTGGAAGCTTTTGTTTTATGGGGCCCTGAATTTGTTCATAGATTAAATGGCATGTTTTCAATAGCAATCTATGACACCATTGATAAAGAATTATTTCTTTTCAGAGATCGGCTAGGAATAAAACCTCTTTATTACTGCTTACATGAAGATACAATTGTATTTTCCTCTGAATTAAAAGCTATTCAGTCCTTGGATTTTATCCCTAAAACACTTAACAAAGCAGCTATTTTCAATTTCCTCAATCTAGGTTACATCCCTGCTCCCCATTCCATTTACAATGAAATAAAAAAATTGCAATCCGGCTGTTATCTCAAAATAAATTCAGCAGGTTCCGAATCAATTAAGTACTGGAACCTATATTCTCAACTTACTGACGAGGTAATCCATGAGGAAAAAAAGGCTCTTATTTTATTGAGTGATCTTCTTGTAAGTTCGGTGCAATATCAATTAAAAAGCGATGTTCCGGTTGGAATTTTTTTAAGTGGTGGAATTGATTCAAGTTTAATAGCAGCTCAAGCAGCAGGTTTATCTTCCACTCAAATTAATACTTTTTCAATTGGTTTTGAAAACAATAAGAGCAATGAAACACCTTATGCCCGAAAAGTTGCCCAACAGCTTAAGACTTGCCATTCTGATCTGATTGTTTCTGAGAAAGAAGCATTTGGATATTTTGAAGAATTAACTTCAGTTTATGATGAACCTTTTTCTGATTCCTCTGCAATTCCGGCAATGATTATATCGAAATTAGCTAAAGGTTCAGTTACCGTAACACTTTCGGGAGAAGGGGGTGATGAATTGTTTTTTGGTTATGGCTCCTATAAATGGGCAGAAAGATTAGATAATTCAATAGTCCGAAATATAGGTAAGTCCTTATATCCTGTTCTAAATAAAACTAGTAACAATAGATTAAAGCGGGCTGTTAATCTATTTAATTATTCAAGTAATGCTCGAATTATGAGGCATATATTTTCTCAGGAGCAATATAATTTTTCAGATAAAGAGATTACTTCATTATTAGAAAAGAATTACAAAAACATTTCCTGGGACTTGAATGAAAACCCTTATATAAAACTAAATAAAAGGAAGTTGCAGGCATCTGAAAAACAAGCCTTATTTGATTTGGAATATTATCTGCAAGATGACCTTTTAACCAAGGTTGACAGGGCAAGCATGAAATATTCAGTTGAAACAAGGGTTCCTTTTCTTGATCATAGGGTTGTTGAATTTGCTTTAAATATTTCACCTGAATTGAAAATTAAAAATGGTGTTTCTAAATATTTATTAAAGGAAATATTGTATCAATACCTTCCTAAAGAACTATTTAACCGTCCAAAACAAGGGTTTTCTATTCCATTGGGAAAATGGTTGAAAGGGGGATTATTTAGTAATTTGATAGAAATGTATTTATCAGAAGAAACAGTGAAACATTTTGGTATTGTTAATCATCTTAAGGTAAAAGAGCTTATTTTTCGTTTTAAAAATGGGGAAGACTATTTGTACCAGAGGATTTGGTTACTTATTACCCTCCATAAGTGGTTAAAACAAAACCACAATTGAACAAAGAGTGAACTAAATTTCTTTAGTTTGGTTTTTTTGCCTTGAGATAAAAATCATTAAGAAGAAACAGACTTGCAACAAAAAATGGTATTGCCGGAATTTTCAATCGAACAAGGGAACCGAAATTGGATATGGATATGCCCACTGAAAATGCAAAGAAAAGGGAAAACAAAACTGCGAACAACATCAGGGGGTTTTTCCAGATTATACTAAAAAACCCTATAAATTTCAGCTTTATCAAAAGAAATATCGTCAGGAACATTATGTAGGTGTTCTCAAGAGCAGAAATTAACATAACAGGATTTCTAACATCTAACAATGTAGGCCGGAAATACGCTGCAAATAAAGCCTGGGGTGCTTTTAAAAACATACCTCCAATGCTTGCATCAAAATCGCCAATATCAAATGTATTACCCCCATAATAATCCTGTTTCATGTCATTCTGTGTAATGGTTGCTCTTTCCATAACACTATCCATGGCGTATAATCCAAGCAAATCACTCATTTGCAACAATGCGAAATACCCCATGGCTGAACCAATTAAAATCAAAAACGGGGATGTTAATGCAATCATTATTTTACTTTCAAATCTTGATGATATTTGATTAGACATCCAGATTAAACAACCTGGTAATAGCGCAAATAATATATAGGGTTTAATTGCTAAAATAAGCCAACTACTAATTACCAGAAAGACTATACTTTTTGCCAAATCTTCTCTTTTAATTACAGAGGTATAAAAGGCATATGTAAACCATCCAACGGCAGCTAAAGTTATTGTATCTTTTAATATGCCTGAACCCCAAAAAACAACTGAAGGAACAAACAAAATGGCAATAGCAAACTTTTTATACAGATGAGGAAATTCTGAACAAAAGACTTGATATAATTTCCAAATTCCAGTATAACACAACCAAGCCAATAAAAAGGAAGAAACTAAATAGCTTTTTAAGCCCAAAAAAACAAATGGAGTTAAAAATTTAACCACAAAAACAGCATGATAGTCACGTGGAGCATAAATAATATAACCAGTATCATAATTGAAGCATGCATTGGTTTCTATTGTATAACCAGTTGTAACAATTTCCCAAAAACAAGAGAAATTGAAATACATAAGATTAATCAGTGCCCTTGCAGAAAGAAAATAATTTAAAGTATCTCCCCCTGTATAATAAAAATTGTAAATAAGACCTAACATTAATGCCCCGAACAATTTTGCTAATAGCCCGGGGATGTAATATTGATAAATAGGATTGTGTTGATTTTTTTTTCTAATATACCAGGAAACAGCTAGAATTAAACCTAAATAAAAAGGCGTTAGTAAAACATCCCAAAAGGTAAAAACCATTTATTAATAATTTAAAGCTGTTTTTTCTACTAACAAATGTAATAGATTATTATTATTATTGTTCTTGATAATTATAAACGAATGAATATTCTCTATATTTCTTATGACGGGATGACAGACCAATTGGGTCAATCTCAAGTACTGCCATATCTTATGGGTTTGTCGGGAAAGGGATATAAAATAACTTTAATTAGCTGCGAGAAACCATCAACTTTTCAAAAAGGGAGAAAGAACATTGAATCAATTATTTCAAATAACATATTCTGGATTCCTATTCCCTATTCAAATAAATATCCGATATTTTCCCAAGCTTTAACATTTCTGAGTTTAAAAAAAAAGGTTTTTACCACCTATAAAAACCAAGGTTTTGATATTGTCCATTGCAGAAGTTATATGGTCTCTTTAATCGGTTTGGAATTGAAAAAAAAATATGGAACAAAATTCATATTTGATATGCGCGGATTTTGGGCAGATGAAAGATTGGAAGGGGATATTTGGAGGCTTTCAAATCCAATTCATAAATTCTTATATTATTATTTTAAAGAAAAAGAGAATGAATTTCTTGCTAATGCCGATCAAATAGTGAGTTTAACTCATGCTGCTAAAAGAGAAATACTGCAATGGGAAGGGTTAAACATCCCCTCAGAAAACATTTCAGTAATACCTTGCTGTACGGACCTCAATTTATTCTCAAATGATATAAATACTGAAAAATTCAAGGAATTCACTCTTACTTATCTTGGCTCATTAGGCACTTGGTATATGCTTACAGAGATGCTTGTTTTCTTTAAACATTTGTTGGTTTTTAAACCCCAGGCAAATTTTTTATTTATCACAAAAGATCCTGCTGAAAAAATTTTAATTAAAGCCAGGGAATTAAATATTCCAGAGCATTTAATAAGAATTAAACCTGCTGAGAGAAAAGAGGTTCCAGCTTTATTATCTAAAAGCCATGTTTCAATTTTTTTCATAAAACCAGTATTTTCAAAAAAAGCATCCTCACCAACAAAAATGGGAGAGATAATAGCTACAGGTATTCCATTGATTACAAATTCAGGAACCGGAGATATTGATGAAATAATTCAAGAAACAGGTTGTGGCATTGTTGTAAAAAGTTTTGAGGAAAATGAATTGAAAAAAGTTGCAGAAGAAATTGATTCACTTTTAGAAATCCCTGTTGAAAAGCTCAGAAGCACTGCTAAAGAATTGTTTTCTTTAGAAAAAGGAATCGAAACATATAACACCATTTACAAAAAGCTTGGCCTAAAATGAAAATCCTTTTTTTAACCCCCTACCCCGAAAAAGAGGCTCCTAGCCAAAGGTTCAGATTCGAGCAATACCTGGACTTTTTTGAGCAAAATGGAATTACCTGTAAAATTGAATCCTTTTTAAATAAAAAAACCTGGAGTGTTTTTTATTCTCCAGGAAATAAATTCATGAAAACATGGGGCGTTTGCATGGGAATTACAAAACGTTTTTTGCTCCTTTTTAAACTTCATCAATATGATTTGATTTTTATCCACAGGGAAACTTGTTTTATCGGTCCTGCCATTTTTGAAAAATGGTATGCTCATCTTTCCGATAAAAAAATTATCTATGATTTTGATGATTCCATCTGGCTTCATGATGTATCTGATGCCAACGAAAAACTTGGTTGGCTTAAATCACCTTCAAAAACAGCCCATATTATAAAATATTCAGGACATGTAATTGCAGGAAACAATTATTTAGCTTCTTATGCTAAAAAATTTAATGATAATGTAAGTGTTATTCCCACTACCATTGACACTTCTTACCATCATCCTTTTGTTCATGAGAATAAAAAAGGAATTACAATTGGTTGGACTGGATCTGAAACAACAGTAAGGCATTTTGAACTTATTATCCCCATACTTAAACGATTAAAGGAAAAATACGATCAAAAGGTAAATTTTCTTCTTATCTCAAATAAACCGTCAAAGACATCTGATTTAGAAATTGAATTTATTAAATGGTCTAAAGAAACAGAAATAGAGAATCTTTCAAAAATTGATATTGGAATAATGCCTTTACCTGACGATATGTGGGCAAAAGGTAAATGTGGTTTTAAGGGCCTGCAATATATGGCTCTTGAAATTCCTGCAGTAATGTCTCCTGTTGGTGTTAATGCTGAAATAATTGAAGATGGA
This sequence is a window from Bacteroidota bacterium. Protein-coding genes within it:
- a CDS encoding FkbM family methyltransferase, with the translated sequence MVKGNKIFDLFRTVLIFTSLDRYYSRLIRGKKHDSFIGKMAPNNYQYKKGTYRIARLNNNIKLSVDLHDYLGHYIYFGYKDQSQDALLKLVEENYSVLDIGTNIGNTALLFADKVKAAGRVIGFEPDPETYQLCMKNLELNSFENLKVHNIGFGDNNSSFFIESLIDSNISGNRINEKLTQGQKQVSVKRLDDVFFDFNLKKVDLVKIDVEGYEMKVLIGAKETIQKFKPTLFIEIDDNNLRDQKSSAQELLDFLEKNNYTSVEAVSNKPINSNYNFKDCHFDIISTSNC
- a CDS encoding glycosyltransferase family 4 protein, with protein sequence MKNDKITVVKIISGIDKALAFEWIATLTSTEKIQFYFIFLNNKVPQLHHFMVQNNIPSNFIKFSSKLDFFFVLPRLFFMLRKIKPSVVHTHLYEANLLGIFISFILRVPKRIHTRHHSTFHHQYHPKHVKIDRLINYLSTDIIAISENVKLVLTDLEKVPEKKIHLIRHGFDLKGFNSVSEERINKIREKYNLKDSMRPVIGVISRYLNLKGIQYIIPAFKNILVKYPHALLILANAKGSYEKEIKLLLKQIPTENYLEIIFEEDIFALYKSFDLFIHVPINKQVEAFGQTYVEALAAKIPSVFTLSGIAPEFITHKQNALIVDYANSDQIYKAIELILSDKELAIDLTNKGLISINPFNIERFIDSLTQLYSSNNQ
- a CDS encoding glycosyltransferase family 2 protein is translated as MFFSIIIPTYNRASFIQKAIESAINQNFKDFEIIIVDDGSIDNTEETVKKIIDERIRYFKISNSERAAARNYGAKKANGKFLTFLDSDDLLYNNYLKNAFELIQKNPQNSFFHLPYAIKSKNNTKKIFIPNPDSPLFLAKGNPLSCIGIIVEKNAFLAKLFNENRLLSGSEDWELWLRIFSKYGLITGNDISACLFNHNDRSVFNFSEKELVTRKELAINSAFSDIDVKRVFSRYRNTMEAYCDSYIALHLMLSKNKIRGLFYLYNSIKICPETILTRRFLGILKHLIIS
- the asnB gene encoding asparagine synthase (glutamine-hydrolyzing), translated to MCGITGFYAFKGSLPEVDFKKFNDLLIHRGPDSQGVFSDDSIFLGHTRLSILDLSASGNQPMTSHNGRFVMVYNGEIYNYRDIANEIKTHTSQEDTILFNSSSDTEVILEAFVLWGPEFVHRLNGMFSIAIYDTIDKELFLFRDRLGIKPLYYCLHEDTIVFSSELKAIQSLDFIPKTLNKAAIFNFLNLGYIPAPHSIYNEIKKLQSGCYLKINSAGSESIKYWNLYSQLTDEVIHEEKKALILLSDLLVSSVQYQLKSDVPVGIFLSGGIDSSLIAAQAAGLSSTQINTFSIGFENNKSNETPYARKVAQQLKTCHSDLIVSEKEAFGYFEELTSVYDEPFSDSSAIPAMIISKLAKGSVTVTLSGEGGDELFFGYGSYKWAERLDNSIVRNIGKSLYPVLNKTSNNRLKRAVNLFNYSSNARIMRHIFSQEQYNFSDKEITSLLEKNYKNISWDLNENPYIKLNKRKLQASEKQALFDLEYYLQDDLLTKVDRASMKYSVETRVPFLDHRVVEFALNISPELKIKNGVSKYLLKEILYQYLPKELFNRPKQGFSIPLGKWLKGGLFSNLIEMYLSEETVKHFGIVNHLKVKELIFRFKNGEDYLYQRIWLLITLHKWLKQNHN
- a CDS encoding glycosyltransferase family 4 protein, which codes for MNILYISYDGMTDQLGQSQVLPYLMGLSGKGYKITLISCEKPSTFQKGRKNIESIISNNIFWIPIPYSNKYPIFSQALTFLSLKKKVFTTYKNQGFDIVHCRSYMVSLIGLELKKKYGTKFIFDMRGFWADERLEGDIWRLSNPIHKFLYYYFKEKENEFLANADQIVSLTHAAKREILQWEGLNIPSENISVIPCCTDLNLFSNDINTEKFKEFTLTYLGSLGTWYMLTEMLVFFKHLLVFKPQANFLFITKDPAEKILIKARELNIPEHLIRIKPAERKEVPALLSKSHVSIFFIKPVFSKKASSPTKMGEIIATGIPLITNSGTGDIDEIIQETGCGIVVKSFEENELKKVAEEIDSLLEIPVEKLRSTAKELFSLEKGIETYNTIYKKLGLK
- a CDS encoding glycosyltransferase family 4 protein: MKILFLTPYPEKEAPSQRFRFEQYLDFFEQNGITCKIESFLNKKTWSVFYSPGNKFMKTWGVCMGITKRFLLLFKLHQYDLIFIHRETCFIGPAIFEKWYAHLSDKKIIYDFDDSIWLHDVSDANEKLGWLKSPSKTAHIIKYSGHVIAGNNYLASYAKKFNDNVSVIPTTIDTSYHHPFVHENKKGITIGWTGSETTVRHFELIIPILKRLKEKYDQKVNFLLISNKPSKTSDLEIEFIKWSKETEIENLSKIDIGIMPLPDDMWAKGKCGFKGLQYMALEIPAVMSPVGVNAEIIEDGVNGFIALDDVQWIEKLSKLIESEELRKEIGRKGRETVIEKYSVESQKERYLEVFNKVFNLPKKL